A window of Bacillota bacterium contains these coding sequences:
- a CDS encoding prepilin peptidase: MTRWTVAVLHCGLWLAVRWRYGMTPAAAIYALLLSWLVVLSLEDLRTGLLPNRLTLSGTVVGLACRWWLTASFWSGLGGWSLAVTIMGTLAAVSRGGIGWGDVKLMGLIGAFLGWRQTLTALLLGTLLGGLAGGWLLVTKRKQRRDTIPYGPFLAAGAILVVLGDFGLDFGLPWP, translated from the coding sequence ATGACTCGGTGGACGGTGGCGGTGTTGCACTGTGGGTTGTGGTTGGCAGTTCGGTGGCGGTATGGGATGACACCGGCGGCAGCCATCTATGCCCTGTTGCTGTCGTGGCTGGTGGTATTGTCGCTGGAGGATCTGCGCACCGGTCTGCTGCCCAATCGCCTCACCCTCTCGGGAACGGTGGTGGGACTGGCCTGCCGCTGGTGGCTGACAGCCTCTTTCTGGAGTGGACTGGGAGGCTGGAGTTTGGCGGTTACCATCATGGGGACCTTGGCGGCAGTGTCTCGGGGCGGCATCGGTTGGGGCGATGTCAAGCTGATGGGCCTCATCGGAGCCTTCCTAGGCTGGCGCCAGACGCTGACGGCCTTGCTCTTGGGGACCTTGCTGGGAGGTCTGGCGGGGGGTTGGTTGTTGGTAACCAAGCGAAAGCAGCGGCGGGACACCATTCCCTATGGGCCCTTCTTGGCGGCAGGAGCAATCCTAGTGGTGCTGGGAGATTTCGGGCTAGATTTTGGCCTTCCCTGGCCGTAG
- a CDS encoding flagellar assembly protein FliW has protein sequence MEITTTRFGNLEVDPSDIITFERGILGFEHLRDYILLNFDGKSPFSYLQSAEDPDLAFVVLDPTAVWPDYRVKLAQEEVADLGIESDAEAAVLAIVTVPSEVRLMTANLQGPLVINPKTRKGKQVVLTGDEYTTRHRVFPPKEDTRSA, from the coding sequence ATGGAAATTACCACCACCAGGTTTGGAAACCTTGAAGTTGACCCCAGCGATATCATCACCTTCGAACGGGGCATACTAGGCTTTGAACACCTGCGGGATTACATCCTCCTGAACTTCGATGGCAAGAGTCCCTTTAGCTACTTACAGAGTGCAGAGGATCCCGATTTGGCCTTTGTGGTCCTTGACCCCACGGCAGTTTGGCCGGATTACCGGGTGAAGTTGGCCCAGGAGGAAGTGGCGGACCTGGGGATTGAGTCTGACGCGGAGGCAGCGGTTCTGGCCATTGTCACCGTACCGTCGGAGGTCAGGTTGATGACCGCTAACCTGCAGGGGCCGTTGGTAATCAACCCCAAGACCAGGAAGGGAAAACAAGTAGTGTTAACCGGTGATGAGTATACTACTCGGCATCGAGTATTTCCACCCAAGGAAGACACCCGCTCGGCATAA
- the flgK gene encoding flagellar hook-associated protein FlgK: MRSTFSGIYVGLSGMRAQQAGLDITGHNIANANTPGYSRQRVVLTPNNPYTVPGLNRPISPGQIGTGVQVGAIQRVRDQFVETQLRTENATTGQWQTIQAGLEKLEMIFNEPSESGISMALDEFFQALQTLSQRPDDASARAVVRQSAALLTDSFNHVARQTREYQQELNAELAVKIGTVNQLAEQIADLNQRIVAISVTGDNPNDLLDQRDQLIFELSQLTNISVREQPNASITISIGGSTLVDYATVRRLEVIPATEQGEMPQLRWEGQGEVTPQITDGAIKGLLELRDHYIPKYKEHLDNFAKALAHEINEVHNKGYGLGDTYGIEGRKPIDFFVIDEDDPRGAAEVITLSKDILDSLDAIAAASAPTVGGTDPDSGPGDNQNLLEIINLQHTANISSDFYAGIMGE, encoded by the coding sequence ATGAGATCGACCTTTTCAGGAATCTACGTTGGGTTAAGCGGAATGAGAGCCCAACAGGCGGGTTTGGATATTACCGGACATAACATCGCCAATGCCAATACCCCGGGATATTCCCGGCAAAGGGTAGTGCTGACACCGAATAATCCCTATACCGTTCCGGGACTGAATCGGCCAATTTCGCCGGGGCAAATTGGCACGGGAGTGCAAGTAGGCGCGATCCAGCGGGTGCGGGATCAGTTCGTAGAAACCCAGCTGAGAACGGAAAACGCCACCACCGGCCAATGGCAAACGATTCAGGCGGGCTTGGAAAAGCTGGAGATGATTTTCAACGAGCCATCGGAGAGCGGGATCAGTATGGCTTTAGATGAGTTCTTCCAGGCACTGCAGACCTTGAGCCAACGCCCCGATGATGCCTCGGCTCGCGCAGTGGTCAGACAAAGTGCTGCGCTGTTGACGGATTCCTTCAACCACGTAGCCCGGCAGACCCGTGAGTACCAGCAGGAGCTCAACGCGGAGCTGGCGGTAAAGATCGGCACCGTTAACCAATTGGCCGAACAAATTGCCGATCTGAACCAGCGAATTGTGGCCATTTCGGTTACCGGGGACAATCCCAACGACCTATTGGATCAACGGGACCAGTTGATTTTCGAGCTAAGTCAGCTCACTAACATCAGCGTCCGGGAACAGCCCAACGCTTCCATTACCATCAGCATCGGCGGCAGCACCCTAGTAGACTATGCGACGGTTCGTCGCCTAGAGGTGATTCCCGCTACCGAGCAAGGGGAGATGCCTCAGCTGCGGTGGGAAGGTCAGGGAGAGGTTACACCGCAAATTACCGATGGAGCCATCAAGGGCCTTCTGGAACTGCGGGACCACTATATCCCCAAATATAAGGAACACCTGGATAACTTCGCTAAAGCCCTAGCCCATGAGATTAACGAGGTTCACAACAAGGGATATGGCTTAGGCGACACCTATGGGATTGAGGGCCGAAAACCTATCGACTTCTTTGTCATTGACGAAGACGATCCCCGGGGTGCCGCGGAGGTAATTACTCTATCCAAGGACATTCTTGATAGTCTCGATGCCATTGCCGCTGCCAGTGCTCCCACGGTGGGAGGCACCGATCCCGACAGTGGTCCGGGAGATAACCAAAATCTTTTGGAGATCATCAACTTGCAGCATACTGCCAACATTTCCTCGGACTTCTACGCTGGGATTATGGGAGAATAG
- a CDS encoding flagellar protein FlaG, protein MEVTRVGVEPLARMTSVSPISERSKTMAASEKRAEEVNGENLEHPEYYLDLDKVREVIKRLNETADTFHKRLSFELDHEMEQLLVKVIDTRTQEVIRQIPPEAALEVSRRIDQLIGLFIDERA, encoded by the coding sequence ATGGAGGTTACTAGAGTTGGAGTTGAGCCATTAGCTCGCATGACATCAGTTTCACCGATTAGCGAACGCAGTAAGACGATGGCTGCCTCGGAAAAACGGGCAGAAGAGGTCAACGGGGAGAATTTGGAGCATCCAGAGTATTATCTAGATCTGGACAAGGTGCGGGAAGTCATTAAAAGACTCAACGAGACCGCGGATACCTTCCACAAGCGGCTGAGTTTTGAACTGGATCATGAGATGGAGCAACTCCTGGTGAAAGTCATTGATACCAGAACCCAAGAGGTGATCCGACAGATTCCGCCGGAGGCGGCTTTGGAGGTATCCCGGAGGATTGATCAGTTAATCGGATTGTTTATCGATGAGAGAGCCTAA
- a CDS encoding flagellar protein FlgN — MEYNRHLATTKDSQVYTTLADILSQQVEVLADLVQLGQAKTEALTQDDPVTLERIALQEAAKAQELEGIEEQRHRLITALEQQAADLTGQRIELTLGDFISLAPAPWNERLEELQTQLTTLVTEIKETMEFNHRLLLHSLALVNFSLEVLTGGEEEAATYGKPGEGKGVQKTAARVLDAKA; from the coding sequence ATGGAATATAATCGGCATTTAGCAACAACAAAGGACAGCCAGGTGTATACCACACTGGCTGATATTTTATCCCAACAAGTTGAGGTATTAGCAGACCTAGTGCAACTGGGGCAGGCCAAAACCGAAGCCCTTACTCAGGACGATCCCGTTACCCTGGAGAGGATTGCCCTGCAGGAGGCAGCTAAGGCCCAAGAGCTAGAAGGAATCGAAGAGCAAAGGCATCGACTGATTACCGCCTTGGAGCAGCAGGCGGCGGACTTAACAGGGCAACGGATTGAGCTGACCTTGGGGGATTTTATCTCCCTGGCTCCGGCGCCCTGGAATGAGAGGCTAGAGGAGTTGCAAACACAACTTACTACTCTAGTTACCGAGATAAAAGAGACCATGGAGTTCAACCATCGGCTGTTGCTTCATTCCTTGGCCTTGGTCAACTTCTCCCTAGAAGTTCTCACCGGGGGAGAGGAAGAGGCTGCCACCTACGGAAAGCCGGGAGAGGGCAAGGGAGTTCAGAAGACTGCAGCCCGTGTACTTGATGCCAAGGCCTAG
- the csrA gene encoding carbon storage regulator CsrA, protein MLVLTRKVDESIIIGDDVKIIVVEVRGDQVKIGIDAPRSITVHREEVYREIQAENRRAALAQRELDIKQLDELLPGRSPSGEQEQ, encoded by the coding sequence ATGTTAGTTTTGACCAGGAAGGTCGATGAAAGCATTATTATTGGCGATGATGTAAAGATTATCGTGGTTGAGGTGCGGGGCGACCAAGTCAAGATTGGAATAGATGCTCCCCGATCAATCACAGTTCACCGCGAAGAGGTATACCGAGAGATTCAAGCAGAAAATCGGCGAGCTGCCCTGGCCCAGCGGGAGTTGGACATTAAGCAGCTGGATGAACTGTTACCGGGAAGATCCCCTTCCGGGGAACAGGAACAGTGA
- the flgL gene encoding flagellar hook-associated protein FlgL: MRITNKMLVNHSLSNLQGNLRRLSRTNEQLASGKKILRPSDDPVGITNVLKYTANRREIEQHLSNVDRGIGYLETADSALAELGEVLQRGRELAVQGSNGALDERARAAIADEVQQLLDHVIQIGNSTFADEYMFGYAKTDTAPFQLDKDGNILFLERELISVDGVIDDTYLGKLASVQGSGIEIGVGITLDFRIGGDDAFTTAMSALLQLNHALTNADGDVNATLSQFDVAIDDALRSRSEAGAKVKRLEVTATRLKDLELSTRTLLSKVQDIDVAETIMNLKMEENAYYLALSSGARIIQPTLMDFLR, from the coding sequence GTGCGAATTACCAATAAAATGCTGGTGAACCATTCCCTGAGCAACCTACAGGGGAATCTCAGGCGGTTAAGCAGAACCAATGAGCAGCTGGCCTCGGGGAAGAAGATCCTGCGGCCCTCCGATGATCCCGTAGGAATTACCAACGTCCTCAAGTACACTGCCAACCGGAGGGAAATTGAGCAGCATCTATCCAATGTGGATCGGGGAATCGGATACTTAGAGACCGCAGACTCGGCATTGGCAGAACTGGGAGAAGTGCTCCAGCGGGGTCGGGAATTAGCGGTGCAGGGTAGTAACGGGGCTTTGGACGAAAGGGCCCGGGCGGCCATCGCCGATGAGGTTCAACAGCTTCTCGACCACGTCATCCAGATCGGCAACAGCACCTTTGCCGATGAGTATATGTTCGGTTATGCCAAAACCGATACGGCGCCCTTCCAGTTGGATAAGGATGGTAATATTCTCTTTCTGGAAAGAGAACTGATCAGTGTCGACGGCGTAATTGATGACACCTACCTAGGCAAACTTGCCTCGGTCCAGGGTTCTGGCATTGAGATTGGGGTAGGGATTACCTTGGACTTTCGTATCGGCGGTGATGATGCCTTTACCACTGCCATGAGTGCCTTGCTCCAGTTGAACCACGCGTTGACCAACGCAGATGGTGACGTCAATGCCACCCTTTCACAATTTGATGTGGCCATCGACGATGCCCTGCGCAGTCGCTCGGAGGCCGGAGCCAAAGTTAAGCGGTTGGAAGTAACGGCCACCAGGCTAAAGGATTTGGAGCTCAGCACTCGAACTTTACTGTCTAAGGTTCAGGATATTGATGTAGCCGAGACTATCATGAATCTGAAGATGGAAGAAAATGCCTACTACTTAGCATTGAGCTCGGGGGCAAGGATTATCCAACCGACTTTGATGGACTTTCTCCGTTAG
- a CDS encoding aldo/keto reductase encodes MEYRRLGNSDLIVSRICMGCMGFGSPAAGQHSWTLGEEESREIIKRGLDLGVNFFDTAIVYQGGTSEQYLGRALRDFARRDEVVVATKFPPRSREQIAAGIGGQKHIETMLNRSLENLGMDYVDLYIYHMWDFHTPLYEIMEGLNNAVKSGKARYIGISNCYAYQLAKANALAEREGFPKFVAVQGHYNLIFREEEREMALLCEEDNIAMTPYSPLAGGRLSKHPGETSKRFEEDSYARSKYDATAEQDAVIISRVAELAERHGVSMTEVALAWLLTKTTSPVVGVTKVHHIEGAVKALDLKLTDEELAYLEEPYVPHRLVGVMAELRQQR; translated from the coding sequence ATGGAATACAGGAGGTTAGGTAATTCCGATTTGATCGTTTCCCGTATCTGCATGGGATGTATGGGCTTTGGCAGCCCAGCAGCAGGTCAACACAGCTGGACGCTGGGAGAAGAGGAAAGCCGGGAAATCATTAAGCGTGGGCTTGATCTAGGTGTGAATTTCTTTGATACCGCGATTGTGTACCAGGGGGGTACCAGTGAGCAGTATCTTGGTAGGGCGTTGCGAGATTTTGCCCGGAGGGATGAGGTCGTTGTGGCCACCAAATTCCCACCCCGCAGCCGGGAGCAAATCGCAGCGGGAATCGGTGGACAGAAACATATTGAAACTATGCTTAACCGAAGTCTAGAAAACCTCGGTATGGATTACGTAGATTTATATATCTATCACATGTGGGACTTTCACACTCCCCTGTATGAGATTATGGAGGGCTTAAACAACGCAGTTAAATCCGGAAAAGCGCGTTATATCGGCATCTCTAATTGCTATGCCTATCAGCTGGCAAAGGCAAATGCTCTAGCGGAAAGGGAGGGCTTTCCGAAATTCGTGGCGGTGCAGGGACACTACAATCTCATTTTCCGGGAAGAGGAACGGGAAATGGCCCTTCTCTGTGAGGAGGACAATATTGCAATGACTCCCTACAGCCCATTGGCCGGTGGGCGGCTGTCTAAGCATCCCGGTGAGACCTCCAAGCGGTTTGAGGAGGACTCCTACGCAAGGTCTAAGTATGACGCCACGGCAGAACAGGACGCGGTAATCATCAGCCGGGTAGCAGAGCTAGCTGAAAGGCACGGCGTTTCCATGACGGAAGTAGCTCTGGCTTGGCTGTTGACAAAAACCACGTCTCCGGTGGTGGGAGTCACCAAGGTGCATCATATTGAGGGTGCCGTCAAGGCCCTGGATCTGAAACTAACCGATGAGGAGCTTGCCTATTTGGAGGAACCCTATGTACCCCATAGATTGGTGGGCGTTATGGCAGAGCTACGCCAGCAGCGGTAA
- a CDS encoding type II and III secretion system protein translates to MKQLRVLYNSIFWIFFLVLGVTAVMVAGASWAQEPMTSPLVSVMFYEMDLREAFNELALQTGINILVDETVQGFVTLTVDQVPLETVIQMLCLPGGYAYRNYGNFYLVGLPDPYNRAFSSLVDTRVISLKHISAATARELLPAYADQYLSFSREESLLLVTAPPDIAQRITALIDKIDRPRPVTQYRIRALITEVATATLQQWGINSLEVTGSKDEGLWDRIWSTSLQLQSGLVGLEYRDPFERIVALFSALEEKNEAAIHADPTLIVAEGKQASLFSGETRLVTRQTDDGTHRYQSVEAGVRLTVTPTALEGGVILLEIAPEISHISEVKDDPTVYQNQVQTTLKVTDGEVVALSGLTVENTMTKDAKVPILGSLPVIRWLLKSTANSSSDRELLVFISAEELK, encoded by the coding sequence GTGAAACAACTGCGAGTTCTGTACAATTCGATTTTCTGGATTTTCTTCTTAGTCCTTGGGGTAACAGCGGTGATGGTCGCCGGAGCCTCCTGGGCCCAGGAGCCGATGACCTCCCCCTTGGTCAGTGTGATGTTCTATGAGATGGACTTGCGGGAGGCCTTCAATGAGCTGGCACTGCAGACGGGTATCAATATCCTAGTCGATGAGACTGTTCAGGGGTTTGTCACCTTGACCGTCGACCAGGTTCCACTAGAGACTGTTATTCAGATGTTGTGTCTGCCGGGAGGGTATGCCTATCGCAACTACGGCAACTTCTACCTGGTTGGTCTTCCCGATCCCTATAATCGGGCCTTTTCCAGTCTAGTGGACACCAGGGTTATCTCGCTAAAACACATTTCCGCGGCTACTGCCCGGGAGCTGCTTCCCGCCTATGCCGATCAATACCTCAGCTTTTCCCGGGAGGAATCGCTGCTGTTGGTGACTGCTCCCCCGGACATAGCCCAGCGGATCACCGCCCTTATTGACAAGATCGATCGGCCCCGTCCCGTCACCCAATACCGGATTCGAGCTCTGATCACCGAGGTGGCCACCGCTACCTTGCAGCAGTGGGGGATCAACTCCCTTGAGGTAACTGGTTCTAAGGATGAGGGGCTGTGGGACCGGATCTGGTCAACATCGCTGCAGCTTCAAAGCGGTTTGGTAGGATTGGAATACAGAGATCCCTTTGAGCGGATTGTTGCCCTCTTTTCTGCTTTGGAGGAGAAAAATGAAGCGGCCATCCACGCCGATCCCACCCTCATAGTTGCTGAGGGTAAGCAAGCCTCTCTATTCAGTGGCGAGACCAGATTAGTCACCAGGCAAACCGACGATGGAACCCATCGCTATCAAAGCGTTGAGGCCGGGGTCAGGTTGACGGTTACCCCTACAGCCCTGGAAGGGGGAGTGATTCTCCTGGAGATTGCCCCGGAGATCAGCCACATTTCGGAAGTGAAGGATGATCCAACGGTGTATCAGAACCAGGTGCAAACAACCCTGAAGGTCACCGACGGTGAGGTGGTAGCCCTGTCGGGATTGACGGTGGAAAACACCATGACCAAGGACGCCAAGGTTCCCATCCTAGGGAGCCTTCCAGTGATCCGGTGGCTTCTTAAGTCCACGGCAAATTCTTCCAGTGATCGGGAGCTGTTGGTGTTTATCAGTGCCGAGGAGCTTAAGTAG
- the fliS gene encoding flagellar export chaperone FliS — translation MKPNPYQAYRQTQITTASGLELIILLYNGAITFLKQARVALEEKQVEPAHRALIKAQDIITELSLSLNREAGGEIADSLGQLYDYMDQRLVQANIQKEVEPVDEVIGMLEELRDTWEALGKDPQSRTAPAIEGLNIAK, via the coding sequence ATGAAACCCAATCCCTATCAAGCGTATCGGCAGACTCAAATCACGACAGCTTCGGGTCTAGAGCTGATCATTCTGCTCTACAACGGCGCGATTACCTTCCTGAAGCAAGCTCGAGTTGCGTTAGAGGAGAAGCAGGTGGAGCCTGCTCATCGTGCCTTGATTAAGGCCCAGGACATCATTACCGAGTTGAGTCTCTCCCTGAATCGGGAGGCCGGTGGGGAAATTGCCGATAGTCTGGGGCAGTTGTATGACTACATGGATCAGCGGTTGGTGCAGGCTAATATCCAGAAGGAAGTAGAGCCTGTCGATGAAGTGATTGGAATGTTAGAGGAGTTGCGGGATACCTGGGAGGCCTTGGGCAAGGACCCGCAGAGTCGGACTGCCCCGGCAATCGAGGGACTAAACATAGCCAAATAG
- a CDS encoding N-acetylmannosamine-6-phosphate 2-epimerase has product MPPLQEISQRVFFILWHGDRRSLLLSVLTSLVGGLIVSCQALEHEPLHGPWLMAGMAWAAKIGGAAGIRANGAQDIAVIKETTQLPVIGIEKQEDAQGRLCITPDFAAARRVAQAGADIVAVDCRHNRPFGEDLAQLIPRIKEELDLLVMADIATVDEGKDAEELGVDLVATTFAFKEGSYGSEPDFPLIEQLTKSLSVPVIAEGGFWTPEQVVTALDLGVLAVVVGTAITRPQDITRRFVQAMKSRG; this is encoded by the coding sequence ATGCCCCCGCTGCAAGAGATATCGCAGCGGGTCTTTTTCATCCTATGGCATGGGGATAGGAGGTCATTGCTGTTGTCGGTGTTAACGTCACTAGTAGGCGGATTGATCGTGTCTTGCCAGGCCCTGGAGCATGAGCCCTTGCATGGTCCCTGGCTGATGGCTGGAATGGCTTGGGCCGCCAAGATCGGTGGGGCAGCAGGAATCCGGGCCAATGGAGCCCAGGATATTGCCGTTATTAAGGAGACCACACAGCTGCCGGTGATTGGGATTGAAAAGCAGGAGGATGCTCAGGGCAGGCTGTGCATTACTCCCGACTTTGCCGCCGCCCGTCGGGTGGCTCAGGCGGGAGCCGATATCGTGGCCGTTGATTGCCGGCACAATCGGCCCTTTGGTGAGGACCTGGCCCAGCTGATCCCCCGGATCAAGGAGGAGCTGGACCTTCTGGTGATGGCCGATATCGCCACCGTCGACGAAGGAAAAGACGCTGAAGAGTTGGGTGTGGACCTGGTGGCCACCACCTTCGCCTTCAAAGAAGGGAGCTATGGTTCTGAGCCAGACTTTCCCTTGATTGAGCAATTGACGAAGTCTTTGTCGGTGCCGGTGATTGCTGAGGGAGGATTTTGGACACCGGAGCAGGTGGTCACAGCCCTGGATCTGGGGGTATTGGCCGTTGTCGTTGGCACTGCAATTACCCGGCCCCAGGATATCACTCGCCGATTTGTCCAGGCGATGAAGTCCCGGGGTTGA
- the flgM gene encoding flagellar biosynthesis anti-sigma factor FlgM: MKVVPGQVSRIAKLYHKRQIEYGGKPGQVSLGKDSVDLSTEGKRIQALKQHISQLPTVREEKVAQLKARIQAGTYQVSAEKVAEKMVEEFLAAKRGN; the protein is encoded by the coding sequence ATGAAGGTTGTGCCAGGACAGGTTTCCCGGATTGCCAAGCTGTATCACAAGAGACAAATCGAGTACGGAGGAAAACCGGGACAAGTTTCCTTGGGCAAAGATTCCGTGGACTTGTCCACCGAAGGGAAACGGATTCAGGCTCTGAAACAGCATATTTCGCAGTTGCCGACAGTGAGAGAAGAGAAGGTAGCCCAGTTGAAGGCAAGGATTCAGGCGGGAACCTACCAGGTATCGGCGGAGAAAGTGGCGGAAAAGATGGTCGAGGAATTCCTTGCCGCTAAGAGAGGAAATTGA
- a CDS encoding uroporphyrinogen III decarboxylase, with translation MEYKLDWSKFWRDNAESLQRPFSTDKPMVPVSLSMDDHWLFGEMQIPSTVRYFKDLDYREEIHKLCNDRIEAELGYRHFPEVIPRKSVKRLEEVFESRQELTEGGTPWLESDVKDIDDVKALLERVKKLNLKDFVFPEGWAQSAQEYEERAGSPLRLGAGNRGPITMATSILGTMPFLTFTMDYPEVMDDFFKLLTEKLVEYIRLLREETGVPDTGYWITDDNCCLVSPEQYDRWGAPMLAAAFREFAPEPEHRRHHHSDSDMAHHMPTLNRLGVNEVNLGPNIDARDIRAAMPRAVIFGQIPPMLLRNGSEEEIIAAVRSDIDKVGADGGLVIATAGSVSEGTSLRNIKTMLYAVDQYGRYK, from the coding sequence ATGGAATACAAACTAGATTGGAGCAAGTTTTGGCGGGACAATGCCGAGAGTCTGCAAAGGCCCTTTTCCACCGACAAACCTATGGTACCGGTGAGTCTGTCAATGGATGACCATTGGCTCTTTGGCGAAATGCAGATTCCCTCCACCGTCCGCTACTTCAAGGATCTGGACTACCGCGAGGAAATCCACAAACTCTGTAACGATCGCATTGAAGCAGAATTAGGTTATCGTCACTTTCCCGAAGTTATTCCCCGCAAGAGTGTAAAACGGCTGGAGGAGGTCTTTGAGAGTCGCCAGGAGCTCACTGAAGGGGGAACCCCTTGGCTGGAGTCTGACGTCAAAGACATCGATGATGTCAAGGCCCTGTTAGAGCGGGTAAAGAAACTTAATTTGAAGGACTTTGTCTTCCCTGAGGGCTGGGCCCAGAGTGCCCAGGAGTATGAAGAGCGGGCCGGATCCCCCCTCCGCCTGGGTGCCGGCAACCGTGGTCCCATTACCATGGCTACATCCATCCTGGGAACCATGCCCTTCCTCACCTTTACCATGGACTATCCAGAAGTGATGGATGATTTCTTCAAGCTACTAACGGAGAAGTTAGTGGAGTACATTAGGCTGTTGCGGGAAGAAACCGGCGTTCCCGACACCGGCTATTGGATTACTGACGACAACTGCTGTCTGGTCTCCCCTGAGCAATATGACCGTTGGGGAGCACCGATGTTGGCCGCCGCCTTCAGGGAATTTGCTCCAGAACCGGAGCACCGTCGCCACCATCACTCTGACAGTGATATGGCCCATCATATGCCCACCCTCAATCGCCTAGGAGTAAATGAGGTGAATCTTGGGCCCAATATCGATGCCCGGGATATTCGGGCGGCAATGCCCAGGGCTGTTATCTTCGGACAGATTCCACCGATGCTGTTGCGTAACGGGTCTGAAGAGGAGATTATCGCCGCGGTTCGCTCCGATATCGATAAGGTGGGAGCCGATGGCGGTCTGGTGATTGCCACCGCCGGCAGCGTATCTGAAGGAACCAGCCTTCGGAATATCAAGACGATGCTCTACGCGGTGGACCAGTACGGACGCTACAAGTAG
- a CDS encoding MFS transporter: MTSDLRRDRKIKLIYAVTILYWCSIYMYAPILGPYVEHLGGSLKMVGLVVGSYGFTQMLLRIPLGIYSDRLRRRKIFVSIGVALGVISSVGMGLVNNPWLVLVCRSLAGAAAATWVAFTVLYSSYFSPEEAPRAMGVITFYSSIGQMVATTFGGFAADYLGWTAPFVIGGLVGMVGLVLSAGIRENREAQSQPIEVKELLQVGSDRILLSAAFLAILVQVLNFSTLHGFTPVYAMGIGASKSQLSILSLVQLLPAAITSLKSGDWAQRFGTQRVVAAGFLLVSVFTLMIPFCQTVTGLFVTQALAGFGRGVIFPLLMGLSIRYIDNSKRATAMGFFQSIYSLGMFGGPVLVGAIGDSLGLTGGFVTVGIIGLVAAGLTLYLLRAQRFAHHPSVGA, encoded by the coding sequence TTGACCAGTGACTTGCGCAGGGACAGGAAGATCAAGCTAATCTACGCCGTTACCATCTTATATTGGTGCTCAATTTACATGTACGCTCCGATTCTCGGCCCCTATGTGGAACATCTGGGGGGTTCACTGAAAATGGTGGGCCTAGTGGTGGGATCCTATGGCTTTACCCAGATGCTGCTGCGAATTCCCCTGGGGATCTATTCCGACCGGTTGCGACGGCGTAAAATTTTTGTCAGTATCGGTGTGGCCCTGGGAGTGATCAGCTCCGTGGGTATGGGCCTGGTTAACAATCCCTGGTTGGTCCTGGTTTGTCGTTCCTTAGCGGGAGCCGCGGCGGCCACCTGGGTAGCCTTTACGGTGTTGTATTCCAGCTACTTTTCGCCGGAGGAGGCTCCAAGGGCGATGGGGGTAATCACCTTCTATTCCTCCATCGGGCAAATGGTGGCCACCACCTTTGGTGGATTTGCCGCGGATTATTTGGGATGGACCGCTCCCTTTGTCATCGGTGGTTTGGTAGGTATGGTGGGTCTGGTTCTCAGTGCCGGAATTCGGGAAAATCGGGAGGCCCAATCTCAGCCCATCGAGGTTAAGGAGCTTCTGCAAGTTGGCAGCGATAGAATACTGTTAAGCGCAGCCTTCTTAGCGATTTTGGTACAGGTGCTGAATTTCTCTACTTTGCACGGCTTTACACCCGTTTATGCCATGGGAATTGGGGCGTCGAAGAGCCAGCTGAGCATTTTGTCTTTGGTGCAGCTGTTGCCGGCGGCGATTACCTCCCTCAAAAGCGGAGACTGGGCCCAGCGGTTTGGCACCCAGCGGGTGGTGGCGGCAGGATTTTTGCTGGTATCGGTTTTCACGCTGATGATTCCCTTCTGCCAGACGGTAACGGGTCTGTTTGTAACCCAGGCATTGGCAGGCTTCGGGAGAGGTGTGATTTTCCCGCTCCTGATGGGCCTCAGCATTCGCTATATTGATAATTCGAAGCGGGCCACCGCCATGGGCTTTTTCCAGTCAATCTATTCCCTAGGGATGTTTGGAGGTCCCGTTCTAGTTGGGGCCATCGGTGATAGTCTGGGACTGACCGGCGGGTTTGTCACCGTGGGCATCATCGGCCTCGTTGCGGCGGGATTGACCCTGTACCTGCTTCGGGCCCAGCGGTTTGCCCATCACCCCTCCGTGGGAGCCTAG